The genomic stretch GAACACGAACTGCGCAAGAGTTTTAGCCACGCACCCTAGAACAAACCGATTACAAAGCCCGCCGTTGAGCGGGCTTTTTTGTTCTTGGGATCAGACCGGCATCCAGTTCGACAGCCTTGTCAGTCAGCGAGCTCTGAACTTTCCGCCCGCTTGACCACCACTTGGCGAGCATCCCGCCGCACCGCCTGCGGAGGCACGCCAAACCCCCGAATGAACGCTTCACGCATGTGGCGCCGATCGCGAAAACCGGATTCGCTGGCCACCACATCGAGGGAGTGTCGGCTCTGTTCGATCATCAATCGAGCGGCCTCCAGGCGCAGGCCTTCGATGGCTTTGGCGGGGGATTGGCCGGTTTCTGCGCTGAATATGCGGGTGAATTGGCGAGGGCTCAGGTGCGCCACGTCGGCCAGTTCTTCGACACTGAGCGGTCGGTTCAAATGCTGTCGTGCATAGTTCAGCGCGCTTTGGATGCGGTCGGACTTGGGGGCGAGGTCGAGCATTTCCGAATGCTGCGACTGGCCGCCGGAGCGGTGCTGGTGCATCACCAGTTTGTGCGCCACCGAGCGGGCGACGTCGGCGCCCAGATCCTTTTCCACCATGCCGACGGCGAGGTCGAGGCCGGCGGTCATGCCCGCCGAGGTCCAGAAGGGGCCGTCGACGATATAGATGCGGTCAACGTCGACGCTGATTTCGGGATGACGCTTCTGCAAGGCCTGCGCGTAGGCCCAGTGGGTCGTGGCGCGGCGTCCGGTCAGCAGGCCTGCTTCGGCGAGGATGAAGCCGCCGGTGCAGATGCCGACGGTGCGCCGCGCCTGATTGCCGGCCTGACGCACGAAATCGAGCACCGCAGAGGCCGTATCGGTTTTTACCGGATCGTTGACCCCGACAACGATCCAGGTATCGGCCAGTCCGGGCGCCTCAAGCGGGCGGGTTTCCATGGCCAGCCCCAGCGAGGAGCGCACCATGCCGCCGTCCGGTGAGAAATTCTCGACGCTGTAGAAGGGCTCTTCGGTGATCTGATTGGCGAACTCGAAAACGGCTTGAGTCGCCAGGGAGAGCACCTGGAAACCGTCGGTGAGCAAGTAGCCGATGCGATGCATGGTGTTTTCTCGGTTGTCCTGAATCACTACCATATACGTCATTTGAGATATGGCCAAGCCGTCGCATTCTGTTCTCCAGTACTTCCCACAACCCTGGAGACTCGACATGACTCAATCCCGCCTCGGTACCGCCCTGATCACCGGTGCTTCGTCCGGCATCGGTGCCATTTACGCTGAACGCCTGGCCCGTCGTGGCCATGACCTGATTCTGGTCGCGCGAAATCGCGACCGCCTGAATGTTTTGGCTGAGCGCCTGAGTGAAGAAACCGGCCGTCAGGTTGAAGTTCTGGCTGCCGATCTTTCCGACAGGACCGATCTGGCACGGGTCGAAGATCGTCTCAAAACGGACGCCAACATTTCTCTGCTGGTGAACAATGCCGGGGTTGGCGCGACTCATCCCTTGCTGGACTCGGACGTCGACAAACTCGAAGACTTGCTCACGCTCAACGTGAACGTGCTGATGCGACTGACTTACGCGGCGGTCCCGGGATTCGTTGCCCGTGGCGGCGGCACGCTGATCAACATCGCCTCGATCGTAGCCATCGCCCCGGAGGTGTTGAACGGTGTTTACGGCGGCTCCAAGGCTTTCGTCCTGGCGTTCAGCCAATCCTTGCGTCATGAATTGGCGGACAAGCATGTCCGGGTCCAGGTGGTGCTGCCTGGCGCGACGGCTACCGAATTCTGGAGCGTGGCCGGCACACCGCTGGAGCACCTGCCGGAAGCGATTGTGATGCGGGCGGACGACATGGTGGACGCTTCGCTGTCCGGCCTCGACCAAGGCGAGTTCGTCACCATCCCGGCACTTCCCGAGATCGCCGATTGGAATGCCTACGAGGCGGCGCGCCAGAAGCTGATGCCTGATCTGTCGCGCAGTGAGCCGGCTGCACGCTATCGCAACTGATGCTCAAGGCTGTGCAAAAAAGGGGACGGATTTATTTTCTGAAAATAAATCCGTCCCCTTTTCTCGTTGGCGCGACTCTCCTGTCAGCCAGACAGGGGGCCCAATGGGCACACAGGTTGGTATGGAAAATCAGGAGTGAACCGGGTAATCCACGTAGCCACGCTGGTCGCCACCGAAGAAGGTGCTCGGGTCTGGGGTATTGAGCGACAACCCGTCGCGAATTCGCCTTGGCAGATCGGGGTTGGCCAGAAACGGTCTGCCGAACGCGATGATGTCCGCGCGGCCATCAATCAGGGCCTGTTCCGCCGTCTCGGGGTCGTAGCCTCCGGCGATCATCAGCACGCCATCCCAGGCCGCACGCAACTGACTGATGATGGCATCCCAACGCGGATCGTAGTTTTCATCCTTGACGGTGCCTACGACGGCGGGCTCGACCAGATGCAGGTAGGCCAGTTTCCAGCGATTCAACGAACGCACGATATAGCCGAACGTTGCTTCAGGCGTCTCATCGCCCATGCCCATGAAGCGTCCCATCGGCGTCAGACGAACGCTCACGCGCTCTTCACCGACTTCGTCGACCACGGCGGCGACCACTTCCAGCAACAGGCGTGCACGATTTTCCAGGTTGCCACCGTACGAATCTTCACGCTGGTTACTGTTGCTGTTGATGAATTGATCGAGCAGATAACCATTGCCCGCGTGAATTTCCACGCCATCCATCCCGGCGTTCAGCGCATTGCGCGCGGCCCGGCGGTAGTCGCTGATGATCTCGGCAATTTCCGACGTCTGCAGTGCGCGCGGTACCGGCACATCTCCCCAGATACCGTTGCCATCCGCGTCGACGATGAAGGTCTTGCCCGGTACGGGCAATGCGCTCGGGGCCACCGGCAATGCGTTGTTCGGTTGAAAGCTGGGGTGCGATACGCGACCCACATGCCAAAGCTGCATGAAGATCAACCCGCCGGCCTCGTGTATCTGGCTGCTGACTTCGCGCCACGCTTGCACCTGTTCATCGCTGTAGATTCCAGGCGTCCAGGCATAACCCTGGCCCTGGCGGGAAATCTGCGTTGCTTCGGTGATGATCAACGCGGCACTCGCGCGTTGGCGGTAGTACTCGGCGTTCATGGCCGTCGGAATGTCGCCGGGTTGTCCGGCGCGCGAGCGGGTCAACGGCGCCATCGCCACCCGATGGGGGAGTGTGTAGGGGCCCAGGGCGATAGGGCGGAACAGGTGCTGCGTCATGAGTGTTCTCCAGTCTTTGAAAAGCGTCGGCAGAGGGTGTCGGACGTTGGGTTGGGTCTGGCACCGGATGGCCTTACGTTAAGCGGCTGCGCAGCGCTTGATAATCCATGCGTGTCGCTACGCTGCATTGCGTGAAGTGCAACGCTGCGACGTTCAGGACGGTTGATCCGAGCGGGTCAGAGGAAGGTTCAACCAGCGCCGGCCGGTGGCGTTCGCCACGGCATTGCCGATGGCTGCCGCCATGGGGCCCTGGACGATTTCGGCAGCCCCCAGAAACGGTTGTCCCGGTTGGTCGAGCAGATGAACGTCGACCTTTTTCGGCACCTGTGGGAAGCGCAGGATCGGGTAGCCACTCCAGTCGTAGCTGCGTATGCCGCCGGCGTCGTAGGCGACTTTTTCATACAGCGTCCAACTGGTGGACTGGACAATTCCGCCTTCGACCTGGTTGCGCAGCCCATCGGGATTGACGATCTGTCCCACGTCCACTGCCGTGACGACATGATCGATCTGCACTTCGCCGGTCTGCGGATGCACCCGAAGACGTACGGCGATGGCGCAATAGCCCATGATGTTTTTGTAGCGAGCGAATGCGAAGCCGAGGCCCGTGCCAGGCTCGCTGCTTTTTTGCGGCCAGTCGACGGCGTCGCGAACCTGCTCCACCACGGCCCGTGCCCGGGGATCCGTCAGGTGCGCAAGGCGCAAGGCAACCGGATCGACCCCGGCCCTGGCGGCGAGCTCGTCCAGGCACGCTTCAATCGCGAAGATGTTGATGTGTGCGCCCAGCGAGCGCATGGCCGAGGTGCGAAACGGCATCTCGGTGACGAAATTCATGTTGATGCGTTTGGAGGCCAGCGCGTACAGCGGCACTGCATTGCGATCGCCGTCGCCTTCAGGTTGTGCGATCGGCACCGAAGGCGCGGAGACGAAGGGTCGAGCCAGAAGTCGCGCAGGAAGCAATCGTCCGGCATTGACGATGCGTTCGTTGTGCGGTGTTGTCCACAGTTCATAATTCCAGTCCTGCATTCTTCCGTGTGCATCAAGGTTGGCTTGCACTTCGGTGACCATCGCTGAACTGTAAGGCTCCCAGAGGTTCTCCTGTTCGCGCATCCATTGCACTCGCACCGGCGTGCCCGGCAGGCGCATCGCAATCAACGCCGCGTCGGCCGCTGCATCGTCTGCGCCGTTGTGGCCGTAACAGCCGGAGCCTTCGGTATGGATACAGCGAACGCGCTCTGGCGGTAATCGCACCATTTCGGCGATCCCGGCACGCAGGGGATACACACCCTGGGTGTGGGTCCAGACGGTGAGGGTGCCGTCCTTGAACCAGGCCACGGCGCATGACGGGCCGATGGAGCCGTGCATCAGATACTGCTTGGTCACGCGTGCGCGATAGCTGTTGTCGGTCGTACCCCGCGGCGTGCCCTCCTGGCTGATGGGGTAGCGGCGTGAGGGGAGGCTCTCCAGCAACGCATGAATGTCCTGCGCTTCGGGTATCGCCTGCCCGCCAGTCCAGCGCGCCGATTCGTATCCGCTGCGCATGGCTTTGATTGCTTGCCACTCGTCACGTGCCACTACGGCCAGATAGTTGCCGTCGCGAATCACCTGCACCACACCGGACTGCGTTTTGATCGACTGCGCGTCGAAGGCTTCCAGCGTGCAGCCTGGCCGAGGCGGGCGAATGACCCGGGCGTGCAACATGCCCGGCAGCCGTATGTCCTGAACAAACGCGGCGCCGCCGCTGACTTTGGCCGGAATATCCAGCCGTTGCAGCGAATGGCCGATCACCTTGAATGACGTCGCGGACACGCTCGGCGATTCGGGCTTGGCGTAGAGGTGCAGATCGACGTTTCTGACGGCATCGGCGTAGGACATTCTTTGTCCGGTGGGGCCGTGAATGATGCCTTCCGAAGTCGTCAGTCGGGCAGGTGCCATCTCCCAGCTTCGCCCGGCCGACGCCAGCAGCAGCTCACGCACCTGTGCCGCCGCGTTGAACAGCGCGGTTCCGCTGTCGAAAATACTGTGGCTGCCGGCGGTATAGCCCTCGTTTGGCGTCAGTGCGGTGTCGGCGGTAAGCAGGTTGATCGTTGTCGGGGACACCTCCAGACGTTCAGCGGCAATTTGCACCAAGGCTGTTTTGACGCCGGTGCCCAGTTCAACCTTGCCGGTGTAGACGGTGATGCCTTCAGGGCCGACGCGGATCCAGGCATCAAGCCAGGGGTTGGTGCGCAGGCTGCCGGGAAGGTCAGGCGCCAGCACCACGGTGCCAAGCGTATCGACTTCGGTGTCCGCCCAGGCATGGCGCGTTGCGGGCACCAGGGTAAACGCTACCAGCAAGGCGCCTCCACGCAAGAACGCGCGGCGACTGTGATCGACCTCTTTGACCCCTGTCATGGTGCGCTCCCGTTTTGCCCGGCCACCAGGCTGATCGCTTCGATAATCCGCAAGTGAGTGCCGCAGCGACACAGGTTGCCTGCCATGTGCTCGCGAATGGTCTGTTCGTCCGGGTGTGGGTTGCTTTCCAGCAACGCCTGCGCGCGCATCAACATGCCGGCAATGCAGTAACCGCACTGGGCCGCCTGTTTGTCGATAAAGGCTTGCTGCAAAGGGCCGGGGTGTTCGACGGTGCCGAGGCTTTCGACCGTTCGGACTTTTTTGCCATCGAGGCCCGCGCAGGGTGTCAGGCAGGAAAAGACAGGCTTGTCATCGACGATGACGGTGCAAGCGCCGCATTGCCCCAGGCCGCAGCCGTACTTGGCGCCGTTCAACCCCAGATGATTGCGCAGTGCGTAGAGCAGCGGCATGTCAGGTTCCAGCTCCAGAGTCTGGACGGCGCCGTTGACGTTGAGCGTGAGTTGGGTCATTTCGTCTCCTGACGCAGTGCTTCGAGGGTGGCAGAAAGGTCGGTCCAGGGCTGGTCGGGTCTGGCTTGTCGACGCAGGTATGTCGCCAGGGCTGTGAGTTGATCGTTGTCGAGACTGGCGGCAAACGGCGGCATCACCGGCCCGGGCAAACCCGGTGTTGCCGGGACACCTTCGAGTACTGTTTTCAGGAAGTTGCGTGGGTGTAAGGCTTGCAGCGCTGAGGTGCGATCCAGCGACGGACGCCCGTCGATTTCGCGCATCGGTGCTGCGGAGGCATGGCAACCGGCGCAGGCGCTGGCGAACAGCAAGGCGCCCGTGGACGGATCTGAAGGGCCTGCATTTGTCGTTGCGACATGCGTTTCGGTGATCGTTTTTTTTGCCGGCAGGCTCAGCAGATATTCGGCAATCGCCTGTGCATCACCGACCGGCAAGCTGGCCAGACCGAGGCTGACCGGGCGCATCGGGCCGGCCGCCGTGCCGTGCCCGTCCACCACGTCTGCCCGCAGGTAGCTCACCAACTGATCGTTGCTCCACGCGTTTGCACGGTGAGCCATGCCGAGCAGCGACGGCGCTTCCCAGCCGTCAACGGCACCGCCCGACAGGCTTTCGCCGGACTTTTCGGCACCGATCAGGTTCAACGGAGAATGACAGCCTGCGCAATGGCCGGGCCCTTCGACGAGGTAACGCCCGCGATTCCAAGCATCAGACTGCTGCGCCATCGGCGTCAGTGGTTTCGCATGCAGGAACAGCAGTTTCCAGAACGACACCAGCGGGCGGATGTTCATCGGGAAATTCATGCGGTTTTCCCGGGCCGGCGAGTTCACGGCCGGGCCGCTCATCAAATAGGCATACGCATCGGCGATGTCGTCTGCGGTCATGCGCCGGTAGTGAACGTACGGAAAGGCCGGGTACAGGAAGTGGCCGTCGCGGGCGATTCCTTCACGCATCGCCCGTTCGAACGCCGGCAGCGACCATTGCCCGATGCCGGTCTGCGGATCGGGTGTGATGTTGGTGCTGTAAAGCGTGCCGAACGGCGTCACGAGGGGCAGTCCCCCCGCCAGGTATTGGCCGCCGGGACGTGTATGACACACCGCACAGTCACCGGCCTCGACCACTCGCGCACCGCGCTGCAGTTGCTCGGAACTGAATGTTCGCGAGCGTTCGACGGGCGCAATCGCCGGGTGCCACATCAGTACGACGGCCCCGATTGCACCGAGCGAGGCGAGGACTACTGCGCTGATCCATAGAGGCCTGGATCTCAAGAGCCTGCTTTTCATGAGGGGTTGACACACGAGAGACGCGCGGCGGGCATTGATGACGGATTCGGGATCATGAACAGCTCCTTGTGCGACCGGGGGAAGGGCGCCGATGGGGAGCCCTGCGCCAGGTGCCCAAGGGTAGAGAAGGCGCTGGTGTTCGAGTATTGCCGGGCCGCGCAATAGCGTATTGCGCCAACCGCAACGCTCTGGGTGTTGCGGATGGCGCATCACTCAATTGCCCGAAGGATGGATTCTCGGTGTCGACCGGAGCCCTTAGCCTTGCCATCACTTTTACGAATCAGATGAGGTGTCACCATGCTCACGGGTAACCCGGCTGCGGCGGCCAAGGCCGAACAATCCGCTTCACTCTCCGGCCTGATGGTCGCGTTCCTGGCGTTTTGCTGTGGCGCGGTCGTGGCCAACCTCTATTACGCTCAACCTATTGTCGAACTGATCGCGCCGCAGATCGGTCTGTCCAGCGCCAATGCCAGCCTGATCGTTTCACTCACTCAAATGGGTTATGCGTTGGGTCTGTTGTTGCTGGTGCCGCTGGCCGATCTCATGGAGAACCGACGTCTGGTGGTGGGGTTCACGCTGGCGGCGAGCGTGACCCTGATGTGTGCCGGCCTCACGCATTCGCCATCGATGTTCCTCGTTTTGTCGTTGCTGATCGGTCTTACCTCGGTGGCGGTGCAGATTCTGGTGCCACTGGCAGCGCATCTGGCGCCCGAAGCAACCCGTGGCCGCGTGGTGGGTAACATCATGAGCGGTCTGTTGCTGGGCATTCTGCTGTCGCGTCCGCTGTCGAGCCTGCTGGTGGAAGTGTTCGGTTGGCGCGGGGTGTTTTTCAGCGCGGCGGCACTGATGGCCTTCATCGCCCTGATCACCGCGATTGCGCTGCCGCGTCGTGTTCCGACACATCAGGCGACTTACGTGGCGTTGATCGGCTCGGTGTTTGCGCTGGTCCGTCGTCATCCGGTTCTGCGCCAGCGCTCCCTGTATCAGGGATTGTTGTTTGCCAGCTTCAGTCTGTTCTGGACCCTCGCGCCCATCGAGCTGATGCGTCACCACGGTTTCAGCCAGGTACAGGTTGCGATTTTTGCATTGGTCGGCGCCGTCGGTGCAGTCGCAGCGCCGATTGCCGGACGCCTGGCCGATGCCGGGCATGGCCGGCGCGGGACACTCGTTGCACTGCTGCTGGCACCGGTCTCATTGCTGATCGCCGCGTTGCCCGGCAGCAGTTACATCTGGCTGGTGGTCTGTGCGGTGCTGCTGGATTTCGCCGTGCAACTGAACATGGTGCTGGGCCAGCGTGAGGTTTACGCCATCGATCCGCATAGCCGTGCGCGCCTCAATGCCGTGTACATGACCAGCATTTTCGTGGGCGGGGCGTTGGGATCGCTGGTGGCGAGCCCCCTCTACGAGCATTTCGGCTGGCACCTGTCTGCCGTCACCGTGGCATTGCTGCCGGCACTGGCCCTGGCGATGTTCCTGGGGCGCAAGGCCAATGCCTGAGGAACTGGCATCGAAGAGTCCGAGGGGGCACGGTCATACAAGACGCCTGGCGTTCGGTGATGCACAATCATCGCCGTTCCTTTTTGACCGGGTTGCGCTTATGGACAAGTTACTGGCACTGAAGATGTTTGTTGAAACCGTGCGGTGCGGCGGATACTCCTCTGCGGCGCGCAAACTCGGTATTTCGACTTCATCGGTGACTCGCCAGGTCGCGGGGCTGGAACACGAACTGGGTGCCAGTCTCCTCAACCGCACGACTCGCAACACCAGTGTGACCGTCGCCGGGCAAAACTATTTCGAGAAGGCCGTGGCCATTCTCGATGCCATCGACGAGGCTGACGCGGTCGTCGCCGACCGTGGAAGCGAGGCGCAAGGGCGCTTGCGCATCAGCGTTCCGGTGGAGTTTGGTCGAAGGATCATCGCCCCCCATCTGGGCCGATTGCTCGAGCGACATCCGGGACTGGAATTGAGCATTTCGTTGAGCGATCAGGTCAGCGACCTGCTGAGCGAGCAGATCGATGTGTCGGTGCGTCTCGGGTCGACAGTGGTCAGTGAAGACATCGTCAGCAAGCGGGTCGGCGCGTTCGAACGCTGGGTGGTGGCCAGTCCGGATTACCTGAGCCGTCACCCGGTGCCGTGTCATCCCCGTGACTTGCTCGAGCACTCTTGCCTGCGCTTCGATTACGGTGGCCCGCACCAGAACTGGACGTTCCAGGGTGATGAGGAAACCCTCCAGTTGAATGTGCACGGCCGCCTGCAAAGCAACAATGCCGACATCCTGCGAGAAGCGGCAGTGGCGGGTGGCGGGGTGACATTGCT from Pseudomonas allokribbensis encodes the following:
- a CDS encoding SDR family NAD(P)-dependent oxidoreductase, coding for MTQSRLGTALITGASSGIGAIYAERLARRGHDLILVARNRDRLNVLAERLSEETGRQVEVLAADLSDRTDLARVEDRLKTDANISLLVNNAGVGATHPLLDSDVDKLEDLLTLNVNVLMRLTYAAVPGFVARGGGTLINIASIVAIAPEVLNGVYGGSKAFVLAFSQSLRHELADKHVRVQVVLPGATATEFWSVAGTPLEHLPEAIVMRADDMVDASLSGLDQGEFVTIPALPEIADWNAYEAARQKLMPDLSRSEPAARYRN
- a CDS encoding xanthine dehydrogenase family protein molybdopterin-binding subunit; the encoded protein is MTGVKEVDHSRRAFLRGGALLVAFTLVPATRHAWADTEVDTLGTVVLAPDLPGSLRTNPWLDAWIRVGPEGITVYTGKVELGTGVKTALVQIAAERLEVSPTTINLLTADTALTPNEGYTAGSHSIFDSGTALFNAAAQVRELLLASAGRSWEMAPARLTTSEGIIHGPTGQRMSYADAVRNVDLHLYAKPESPSVSATSFKVIGHSLQRLDIPAKVSGGAAFVQDIRLPGMLHARVIRPPRPGCTLEAFDAQSIKTQSGVVQVIRDGNYLAVVARDEWQAIKAMRSGYESARWTGGQAIPEAQDIHALLESLPSRRYPISQEGTPRGTTDNSYRARVTKQYLMHGSIGPSCAVAWFKDGTLTVWTHTQGVYPLRAGIAEMVRLPPERVRCIHTEGSGCYGHNGADDAAADAALIAMRLPGTPVRVQWMREQENLWEPYSSAMVTEVQANLDAHGRMQDWNYELWTTPHNERIVNAGRLLPARLLARPFVSAPSVPIAQPEGDGDRNAVPLYALASKRINMNFVTEMPFRTSAMRSLGAHINIFAIEACLDELAARAGVDPVALRLAHLTDPRARAVVEQVRDAVDWPQKSSEPGTGLGFAFARYKNIMGYCAIAVRLRVHPQTGEVQIDHVVTAVDVGQIVNPDGLRNQVEGGIVQSTSWTLYEKVAYDAGGIRSYDWSGYPILRFPQVPKKVDVHLLDQPGQPFLGAAEIVQGPMAAAIGNAVANATGRRWLNLPLTRSDQPS
- a CDS encoding GlxA family transcriptional regulator: MHRIGYLLTDGFQVLSLATQAVFEFANQITEEPFYSVENFSPDGGMVRSSLGLAMETRPLEAPGLADTWIVVGVNDPVKTDTASAVLDFVRQAGNQARRTVGICTGGFILAEAGLLTGRRATTHWAYAQALQKRHPEISVDVDRIYIVDGPFWTSAGMTAGLDLAVGMVEKDLGADVARSVAHKLVMHQHRSGGQSQHSEMLDLAPKSDRIQSALNYARQHLNRPLSVEELADVAHLSPRQFTRIFSAETGQSPAKAIEGLRLEAARLMIEQSRHSLDVVASESGFRDRRHMREAFIRGFGVPPQAVRRDARQVVVKRAESSELAD
- a CDS encoding MFS transporter, which translates into the protein MLTGNPAAAAKAEQSASLSGLMVAFLAFCCGAVVANLYYAQPIVELIAPQIGLSSANASLIVSLTQMGYALGLLLLVPLADLMENRRLVVGFTLAASVTLMCAGLTHSPSMFLVLSLLIGLTSVAVQILVPLAAHLAPEATRGRVVGNIMSGLLLGILLSRPLSSLLVEVFGWRGVFFSAAALMAFIALITAIALPRRVPTHQATYVALIGSVFALVRRHPVLRQRSLYQGLLFASFSLFWTLAPIELMRHHGFSQVQVAIFALVGAVGAVAAPIAGRLADAGHGRRGTLVALLLAPVSLLIAALPGSSYIWLVVCAVLLDFAVQLNMVLGQREVYAIDPHSRARLNAVYMTSIFVGGALGSLVASPLYEHFGWHLSAVTVALLPALALAMFLGRKANA
- a CDS encoding alkene reductase, which translates into the protein MTQHLFRPIALGPYTLPHRVAMAPLTRSRAGQPGDIPTAMNAEYYRQRASAALIITEATQISRQGQGYAWTPGIYSDEQVQAWREVSSQIHEAGGLIFMQLWHVGRVSHPSFQPNNALPVAPSALPVPGKTFIVDADGNGIWGDVPVPRALQTSEIAEIISDYRRAARNALNAGMDGVEIHAGNGYLLDQFINSNSNQREDSYGGNLENRARLLLEVVAAVVDEVGEERVSVRLTPMGRFMGMGDETPEATFGYIVRSLNRWKLAYLHLVEPAVVGTVKDENYDPRWDAIISQLRAAWDGVLMIAGGYDPETAEQALIDGRADIIAFGRPFLANPDLPRRIRDGLSLNTPDPSTFFGGDQRGYVDYPVHS
- a CDS encoding cytochrome c; the protein is MRSRPLWISAVVLASLGAIGAVVLMWHPAIAPVERSRTFSSEQLQRGARVVEAGDCAVCHTRPGGQYLAGGLPLVTPFGTLYSTNITPDPQTGIGQWSLPAFERAMREGIARDGHFLYPAFPYVHYRRMTADDIADAYAYLMSGPAVNSPARENRMNFPMNIRPLVSFWKLLFLHAKPLTPMAQQSDAWNRGRYLVEGPGHCAGCHSPLNLIGAEKSGESLSGGAVDGWEAPSLLGMAHRANAWSNDQLVSYLRADVVDGHGTAAGPMRPVSLGLASLPVGDAQAIAEYLLSLPAKKTITETHVATTNAGPSDPSTGALLFASACAGCHASAAPMREIDGRPSLDRTSALQALHPRNFLKTVLEGVPATPGLPGPVMPPFAASLDNDQLTALATYLRRQARPDQPWTDLSATLEALRQETK
- a CDS encoding LysR family transcriptional regulator, whose protein sequence is MDKLLALKMFVETVRCGGYSSAARKLGISTSSVTRQVAGLEHELGASLLNRTTRNTSVTVAGQNYFEKAVAILDAIDEADAVVADRGSEAQGRLRISVPVEFGRRIIAPHLGRLLERHPGLELSISLSDQVSDLLSEQIDVSVRLGSTVVSEDIVSKRVGAFERWVVASPDYLSRHPVPCHPRDLLEHSCLRFDYGGPHQNWTFQGDEETLQLNVHGRLQSNNADILREAAVAGGGVTLLADWLVRDDVAAGRLTRLLAGYEINPGSASSCINVLYLPNHRGSSRINVFIDFLEELLAPGS
- a CDS encoding (2Fe-2S)-binding protein, whose product is MTQLTLNVNGAVQTLELEPDMPLLYALRNHLGLNGAKYGCGLGQCGACTVIVDDKPVFSCLTPCAGLDGKKVRTVESLGTVEHPGPLQQAFIDKQAAQCGYCIAGMLMRAQALLESNPHPDEQTIREHMAGNLCRCGTHLRIIEAISLVAGQNGSAP